In a single window of the Hypanus sabinus isolate sHypSab1 chromosome 24 unlocalized genomic scaffold, sHypSab1.hap1 SUPER_24_unloc_7, whole genome shotgun sequence genome:
- the LOC132385526 gene encoding zinc finger protein 239-like, whose amino-acid sequence MDHSADEPPRRLRSGRLIVAPPRRRRPEVVSAAASTMSAGSMRVSHGRTRLQRRRCVEAAEAMPDGNMRSTRRRSQPQPPQPQPRPGAESQGGRRRPGKPQRPRKPEAATAGSDGGRTQPQRPRSGETVAAAEHAASPGTHGCQECPRTFARRTALRQHARTHTGERPYPCERCGARFALQGTLRTHLRVHTGQRPYRCPLCPGKAYAHRSSRNYHRRLHSGERPHRCGDCGRGCLTRAALARHRLREHGATDGRPPPFACPRCPRAFLDSTALLGHLRVHTGERPYPCPRCGRAFAQSSTLRVHQRTHRDREGEQPRDPTG is encoded by the coding sequence ATGGACCACTCCGCTGATGAGCCTCCTCGGCGCCTGCGCAGTGGGCGCCTGATTGTCGCTCCACCGCGCCGCCGGCGGCCGGAGGTCGTCAGTGCAGCAGCGTCAACAATGTCGGCGGGGAGCATGCGCGTTAGCCACGGGAGGACTAGGCTGCAGCGCCGCCGTTGTGTGGAGGCCGCCGAGGCGATGCCGGATGGGAACATGCGCAGTACGCGCCGGAGGAGCCAGCCGCAGCCGCCGCAGCCGCAGCCCAGGCCGGGAGCCGAGAGTCAGGGCGGCCGGAGGAGGCCCGGGAAGCCGCAGCGACCCCGCAAACCGGAGGCTGCCACCGCCGGCTCTGATGGCGGCAGGACCCAGCCGCAGCGCCCCCGTAGTGGGGAGACCGTGGCGGCAGCAGAACATGCAGCCTCACCCGGCACCCATGGGTGCCAAGAGTGCCCGCGCACCTTCGCCCGCCGCACGGCTCTGCGGCAGCACGCCCGCACCCACACGGGCGAGCGGCCGTACCCGTGCGAGCGCTGCGGCGCCCGCTTCGCCCTGCAGGGCACCCTCAGGACGCACCTAAGGGTGCACACGGGCCAGCGGCCGTACCGCTGCCCGCTGTGCCCGGGCAAGGCGTATGCACACCGCTCGTCGCGGAACTACCACCGGCGGCTGCACAGCGGCGAGCGGCCGCACCGCTGCGGCGACTGTGGCCGCGGCTGCCTGACACGAGCCGCGCTGGCACGCCACCGGCTGCGCGAGCACGGCGCCACCGACGGCCGGCCCCCGCCGTTCGCGTGCCCGCGCTGCCCGCGCGCCTTCCTCGACTCCACGGCGCTGCTCGGCCACCTGCGCGTGCACACGGGCGAGCGCCCGTATCCGTGCCCGCGCTGCGGCCGCGCCTTCGCCCAGTCGTCCACGCTGCGCGTGCACCAGCGAACTCACCGAGACCGGGAGGGGGAGCAGCCCCGGGATCCTACCGGGTAG